Below is a window of Plectropomus leopardus isolate mb unplaced genomic scaffold, YSFRI_Pleo_2.0 unplaced_scaffold24903, whole genome shotgun sequence DNA.
GCTCCCAGGGCCACAGTAGAGTCTCTTTGCCAGTGGACAACCCTGCCCAAAAAAGGCTTCCCACTCCTCTTCCATGGAGTTAGGGTGAGTGGTCTTAAGACTTGAAGATTGGAAACATGCATCTTCACagagttttcagttttttaggTACATCTGGAAAATCTAATTCTTGTTGGGCTTTTAATGTTCATTCAAGTTACTGGGATATTCAGCTCCCACATTTATTCAGGGGATTTTGTTCTTCCCTAGGGCACAGAAATGAGGGAAGGTAACAACCCATCATGGTTCAACCCAGTGGAGGCTGTACAGGTCATGCTCTACTGCTGCCAGCTGGCCAAGAAGCTCTACAACCCTGTGGATGCCTCTGATATTGGCATCATTGCCCCGTACAAGAAACAGGTCAGACTGCACCGTATAATGCCTAAAGTCAGGTCTAATATCAAAGCATTGAAGCAATTTAGTTGCACGAGAGAGaaatcctttcttttttttatcttaccAGAGTGGGGAAAAAGCCATTTCAGTGTAATTTCATATTAAACTCAAGGGTAGCTTAAGTGGCGTTGCATATATTGTGACTCGGGACCGTCTTTGTGTCCAGTGTGAGAAGATTCGAGTGCTGCTGGGCAAGGTCGGCCTGTCTGACATCAAAGTGGGCTCTGTGGAGGAGTTCCAAGGACAAGAGTTCCTCGCCATCATCATGTCTACGGTaggcaaaaatactttttgttaGGGATGCAAAATATTGGGTTCTTTGCCAATATttgatatgctgatatataaca
It encodes the following:
- the LOC121966521 gene encoding RNA helicase Mov10l1-like, encoding IVLAGDPCQLGPIVKSKLAAAFGLGVSLLERLMANPLYCRHDWGYNPKLVTKLIYNYRSHEALITLPSKLFYKNELCVKAPRATVESLCQWTTLPKKGFPLLFHGVRGTEMREGNNPSWFNPVEAVQVMLYCCQLAKKLYNPVDASDIGIIAPYKKQCEKIRVLLGKVGLSDIKVGSVEEFQGQEFLAIIMST